DNA sequence from the Paenibacillus azoreducens genome:
CTCCTATGCCGCTTTTTCGGTTGCTTCAGCCAAACTCCATTCATGGTTGCCTCTAACGGGAAAGCTAAAGCCAGACGGTTTACGCTTTTTCGTCCTTCCATTCCACGCTCCGGAGAAAACCGTATTTCATCAGCTGGAGCACGAAATCCACGTAATAGGCCTGCCGGACAATGGCTCCGTACTCATGATTTTTGTAGATATAGAAGAGCACATCGGTATAGATGTCGTTCTCCTCGAAGTAATGCCGGATTTCCTTCAAGTGTTGCAGATAAGGCTCTGTCTGAAGCAGCCGCAAATGAAATTCAACATCCTGTTCATTTACCGTTTCGGTAATTACAGTTACATCGTCATTGCAACGGTATGCCAGCATGCGAGCACCTCCATCTCAATCCAGTGTTAGCATTTCCTTGTTTCGCTAATTACATTAAATATCTAAGGTATATATAACCGCTTGCTAATACAATAGACAGCACCATGATCGGGAAGCCGATCTTCAGAAAAGCGGTAAACTTAAGCGGATATCCCTCTTTGGAGGCCATGCCGGCCACAATCAAGTTGGCGCTGGCGCCAATCAGGGTGCCGTTTCCGCCGAGGCAGGCGCCAAGCGCAAGGCTCCACCATAAAGGTTCCAGATTGCTTACCCCCATGCTGCCCATATCTTGGATCATCGGAATCATGGTGGCCACAAACGGGATGTTATCGACAAAGGCGGAAGCGATGGCGCTCAGCCATAAAATCAGCATCGAGGTGGAAGTCACATCGCCTCCGGTGAGTCCAACGGCTTTTTCCGCCAGTGTGGCAATGACGCCTGTTTCGATCAAGCCGCCAACCAATACGAATAATCCGATAAAGAAGAATATCGTAGGCCATTCCACCTTGGCAAAAGCCTCTTCCAGCATATGTTCGCCCGTCATCAGCAGAAGCAGGAAGGCTCCGGCCAATGCGACGGTCGCGGATTCGATGTGCACGAGCTGATGAATGAAAAATCCGATGATCGTCAGACCAAGCACCGTCAGACATTTGATCAGCAATTTACGATCCGTCAAAAGCTCTTTTTCGTCCAGATCCATAATGCCCTGCATCAGTTCCGGCGTCGTTTTGATGTGTTTCCGGAATAGCAGGACAAAGATCGGAATGAGAACTAGAAGAATCAAAAGCGCAATCGGCGTTAGATTCTGAATAAAGGCCATAAAAGTTAATTCCTTGACCGCGCTGCCAATCATAATGTTCGGCGGATCGCCGATCAGGGTTGCCGTGCCCCCCACGTTGGACGCAATAATCTGCGTGATCAGGAAAGGCAGCGGATTGACCCGCAGCTGGCGTGTAATACTAAAGGTAACGGGTACCATCAGCAGTACGGTGGTCACATTGTCCAGAAATGCCGATCCCAAGGCGGTCAGCAGCATCAGCGCGATCATGATGGCCAGCGGCCGTCCTTTGGCTTTTTTGGCAGCCCAGACTGCTATAAATTTGAAGAGCCCCGTTTCTGCGGTAATGTTGACAATAATCATCATCCCGATCAGAAGGCCCAGCGTGTTGAAATCGATGTGATGGATAGCGGTTTCCTGGCTCACGATGCCAAGAACCACCATAAGCGCGCCGCCGATCATCGCAATGATCGTACGGTGGATTTTTTCCGAAATAATGAGTGCATAAGCAATCAAAAAAATAGCAATAGCCAAAATCGTTTGCAGTTCCATAATTCCTCCCCATTTTCTTCGATGCGGTCCGTACGTGAGCACCTAAAATGCTTCCGAAGGAAACATACTTCGTAAGCATATGCTTGGCCCGGCTGAATTCAAGATTCGATGCCGAATCCGCTTCCTGATTCACTTCGTGTTAGATATAGAATTCATTCGTTATCTAGCTACGCTGATGAAATTCTATATCGCAAGAAAAACTACAGCTAAAGGTGGTCGCGGACTTTTTGAACAACCTCTATAGATTTCGCATCAATCCATGCTTCAATTCCTCCTTAGGCATCAGGGGGAAATTGCCGCATGCGGACCCGAACAAAGAACGAGAAGCCCAAAAAAAGACAAACGGAGCCCGCACGTGGCAGGCTCCTCCGAATGTATTCTATGCGATTTAAGTGACTATGCCCCTATGTGAAAAGGGTTAGTAAACATTTAGAAATAATTATAAAGTGTTTCCGTCTACTTGTAAAGCAAAGTCAAAGTTCAGGCGTAAAGGAGGGCGACCATGAATAAAAAATGGTGGAAGGAAAGCGTGGTATACCAGATTTATCCTATCAGCTTTCTAGATACAAACGGCGATGGAATCGGCGATTTGCGGGGGATTGAAGCTAAGCTGGATTATTTGAAGGACCTGGGCGTGGACGTCATTTGGATCTGTCCCATTTATCAATCGCCGAACCATGACAACGGATATGACATCAGCGATTATCAGGCAATCATGAAGGAATTCGGGACGATGGAGGATTTTGACCGTCTGCTGGAGCAGGCCCATGCCAGGGGCCTCAAAATCATGATGGACCTCGTGCTGAACCATACCTCGGACGAGCATCCCTGGTTTATCGAATCCCGGGCCTCGAAGGACAATCCTAAGCGTGATTTTTACGTATGGCGAAAAGGAAAAAACGGCGCTCCCCCAAACAACTGGGAATCCTATTTCAGCGGCTCGGTCTGGGAATATGATGATGCGACGGATGAATATTATTTGCATCTGTATTCAAAACATCAGCCTGACCTGAACTGGGAAAACCCCAAGGTTGTCGAATGCATGCATCAGATGGTGGAGTGGTGGCTGAAAAAAGGGGTGGACGGATTCAGGTTGGATGCTATTGCGCATATCGCCAAAACGGTTGGTTTGCCGGACGGTCCCAACCCGGAGCATTTGCCGACGGTGCGCGCTTACGAGCTGTTTTCCAATCTGGAAAACGTACATACGCTTCTTCGAAACTTGCACGAACAGGTGCTTTTTCATTACGATATCATGACGGTGGGGGAGACGTCGGGAATCGGTCCTGAAGAAGCGTTATGTTATGTCGGCGAAGACCGGGGGGAACTGAATATGGTATTTCAGTTTGAGCATATGCAGATTGACGCACTCTCCGGAGGTTCGGGCAAATGGGATGTACGGCCGTGGAATCTGCTTGAATTGAAGAAGGTGATCGGCCATTGGCAGGCGGTTTTGCATGAACGGGGTTGGAACGCGAACTACTGGTGCAACCATGATCAGCCGCGCTCCGTGTCCCGGTTCGGCGATGATCGAAACTATCGCGTAGAGTCGGCCAAAATGCTCGCTACCTTCATGCATACACTGGAGGGAACGCCTTATATATACCAGGGTGAGGAGATCGGCATGACGAATATCGCCTTTAAGTCCATCGATGATTACCGGGATGTGGAGACGGTCAACTTCTATCAGGAACAAATTCGCAAGGGTGTGCCGGAAGGCCGGATTATGGAGGCAATTTGGAAAAAAAGCCGGGATAACGCCAGAACGCCGATGCAGTGGAACAGCTCGGAGGAAGCGGGATTTACTTCAGGTACGCCGTGGATCAAAGTAAACCCGAATTATCCGATGATTAATGTGGAGAAAGCTTTAC
Encoded proteins:
- a CDS encoding glycoside hydrolase family 13 protein produces the protein MNKKWWKESVVYQIYPISFLDTNGDGIGDLRGIEAKLDYLKDLGVDVIWICPIYQSPNHDNGYDISDYQAIMKEFGTMEDFDRLLEQAHARGLKIMMDLVLNHTSDEHPWFIESRASKDNPKRDFYVWRKGKNGAPPNNWESYFSGSVWEYDDATDEYYLHLYSKHQPDLNWENPKVVECMHQMVEWWLKKGVDGFRLDAIAHIAKTVGLPDGPNPEHLPTVRAYELFSNLENVHTLLRNLHEQVLFHYDIMTVGETSGIGPEEALCYVGEDRGELNMVFQFEHMQIDALSGGSGKWDVRPWNLLELKKVIGHWQAVLHERGWNANYWCNHDQPRSVSRFGDDRNYRVESAKMLATFMHTLEGTPYIYQGEEIGMTNIAFKSIDDYRDVETVNFYQEQIRKGVPEGRIMEAIWKKSRDNARTPMQWNSSEEAGFTSGTPWIKVNPNYPMINVEKALRDPDSIWHYYKKLIALRKKHEVIVYGKYKLLLAEHPEIYAYTRTLGDVCLLVILNFLGGEPEFKLPTEIHQERGELLICNYPVKDEEELSRTFRLRPYEARVYLLSH
- a CDS encoding ArsB/NhaD family transporter, translating into MELQTILAIAIFLIAYALIISEKIHRTIIAMIGGALMVVLGIVSQETAIHHIDFNTLGLLIGMMIIVNITAETGLFKFIAVWAAKKAKGRPLAIMIALMLLTALGSAFLDNVTTVLLMVPVTFSITRQLRVNPLPFLITQIIASNVGGTATLIGDPPNIMIGSAVKELTFMAFIQNLTPIALLILLVLIPIFVLLFRKHIKTTPELMQGIMDLDEKELLTDRKLLIKCLTVLGLTIIGFFIHQLVHIESATVALAGAFLLLLMTGEHMLEEAFAKVEWPTIFFFIGLFVLVGGLIETGVIATLAEKAVGLTGGDVTSTSMLILWLSAIASAFVDNIPFVATMIPMIQDMGSMGVSNLEPLWWSLALGACLGGNGTLIGASANLIVAGMASKEGYPLKFTAFLKIGFPIMVLSIVLASGYIYLRYLM